The Schistocerca nitens isolate TAMUIC-IGC-003100 chromosome 12, iqSchNite1.1, whole genome shotgun sequence genome has a window encoding:
- the LOC126214942 gene encoding uncharacterized protein LOC126214942, protein MKAFVSNAIHYLRFQNDGKTSLLQRHLQVLSVTTDITVFELNNGISVEFYTCLHELMTSLEPSCPLVWSAVTVLQQACKHKSARAALTNTFKFVPVLAKILGNNLTREKKVNVLKLLQDVTYGAVIPRQEAHLTKLVSILSSWIINEKNTAGTLSLGVLVNLCYKNVPAIYTLLRCVDHKSFLKTLLELKTENIYTTVQVLKLLTECDSVSGGIPDGDILYFVTVAFMSIKEVLRTRDTFLLRLILDFFADVNSSTHTRQVLLSYTSFKDGVEKLLDQHCLSDPPEELGMLLEFLQTLILIRIEDLMPLYSRILQLALCSIPCSAVAAPALSLAQAILGTSTNTSGESGSLIGQFSGSLSTLLTVFCDENGTPDVQQQLCELMRDMCDVAQLREKLLQVLDVELVQQQIRPLVTPEDRPHYYYDERVTKTILSVLELTVRLAQFDGRWLTAASGMLEPTSVHMILALALSSASEDIRRRIFNLVVSPAVTRDCLSQLITPRGAAARGVARECRGGVERSRSLELERGTWRGSPDVSPPPPPHLQAPWGNLAGEMRPGISGGGGSRPAIRCCRRRFALRRVLRDY, encoded by the exons ATGAAGGCATTTGTGTCTAATGCAATTCACTATCTTAGGTTTCAAAATGACGGGAAAACAAGTTTACTTCAAAGACACTTACAGGTGCTGAGTGTCACAACTGATATCACAGTATTTGAGCTCAACAATGGAATATCAGTAGAGTTTTATACATGTTTGCATGAACTGATGACTAGTTTGGAACCTAGTTGTCCGCTAGTATGGTCAGCTGTTACTGTTCTGCAACAGGCTTGCAAGCACAAATCGGCAAGAGCTGCCCTGACAAATACTTTTAAATTTGTTCCTGTTTTAGCCAAGATTTTGGGAAACAATCTTACTCGtgaaaagaaagtaaatgtactGAAGCTGTTGCAGGATGTGACTTATGGAGCAGTAATCCCACGGCAAGAAGCACATTTAACAAAACTAGTGTCAATACTATCGTCATggataataaatgagaaaaatacAGCTGGTACTCTTTCACTTGGAGTGCTTGTGAACTTGTGCTATAAGAATGTCCCAGCCATTTACACACTTCTACGTTGTGTGGATCACAAAAGTTTCCTAAAGACATTGCTTgaactcaaaacagaaaatatctaCACAACAGTACAGGTACTGAAGTTGCTAACAGAATGTGACAGTGTATCAGGAGGAATACCTGATGGAGATATACTTTATTTTGTGACAGTGGCATTCATGAGTATAAAAGAAGTTCTCAGGACCAGGGACACATTTCTACTGAGACTGATATTAGATTTCTTCGCTGATGTTAACTCCAGTACCCACACACGGCAAGTTCTTCTTTCATATACAAGCTTTAAGGATGGCGTGGAGAAGCTTTTAGATCAGCACTGCCTGTCAGATCCACCTGAAGAGCTTGGCATGCTGCTGGAATTCTTGCAGACTTTAATCTTAATCCGTATAGAAGACCTCATGCCACTGTATAGTCGCATTTTGCAGTTGGCGCTGTGCTCTATTCCATGTTCTGCTGTTGCAGCCCCGGCACTCTCACTTGCTCAAGCTATACTCGGTACCAGCACCAATACCTCTGGAGAGAGTGGAAGTTTAATAGGACAATTCAGTGGGAGTCTTTCTACCCTGTTAACAGTTTTTTGTGATGAAAATGGAACACCAGATGTACAACAGCAATTATGTGAACTCATGAGGGATATGTGTGATGTGGCTCAACTAAGAGAAAAACTGCTTCAGGTTCTTGATGTTGAGCTGGTTCAGCAGCAAATTCGTCCCTTAGTCACCCCTGAAGATCGTCCTCACTATTATTATGATGAACGTGTGACAAAAACTATTCTGTCTGTGCTTGAGCTTACAGTAAGATTGGCACAGTTTGATGGCAGGTGGCTCACTGCTGCTTCAGGTATGCTGGAGCCCACatctgtacatatgatattggcacTGGCTCTTTCCTCTGCATCCGAAGATATTCGTCGGAGAATTTTCAACCTTGTTGTTTCACCTGCAGTTACAAGAGACTGTTTGTCACAACTG ATAACACCGAGGGGAGCCGCAGCTCGTGGCGTTGCGCGCGAGTGTCGCGGCGGTGTGGAACGGTCGCGCTCGCTGGAGCTGGAGCGAGGTACCTGGCGTGGCTCTCCGGACGtttcgccgcctcccccgccgcacCTGCAGGCGCCCTGGGGAAATCTGGCCGGAGAGATGCGGCCGGGcatcagcggcggcggcggcagcagaccTGCGATCCGCTGCTGCAGACGACGGTTCGCACTTCGCCGCGTGTTACGAGACTACTAA